From a single Nymphaea colorata isolate Beijing-Zhang1983 chromosome 4, ASM883128v2, whole genome shotgun sequence genomic region:
- the LOC116252720 gene encoding leucine-rich repeat receptor-like serine/threonine-protein kinase BAM1 — MGYRLYLVLFFCVVFRQIFAAESLALPEDRYLLSLKAAVSDPGGSLSSWNASSSKCEWVGVSCDTFGRVVSLDISNMNLSGVLPPDVGYLRYLVNLTVAVNQFTGPIPAEISRIEGLRLLNLSNNVFTGSFPANFSSLRRLEVLDLYNNNLTSVLPMEVTAMPYLRHLHLGGNYFSGKIPPEYGRWEFLEYLAISGNELTGPVPLEIGNLSRLEQLYLGYYNVFEGGIPPEFGNLTQLVRLDMASCNISGPIPAELGNLWRLDTLFLQVNALSGPIPLQLRQLQSLKSMDLSNNMLSGEIPVEFAELRNLTLLNLFRNRLHGSIPSFIGDLPNLEVLQLWENNFTGSIPLQLGKNSDLILIDLSSNRLTGNIPPDLCAGGKLETVITLGNFLFGSIPDSFGKCDSLGRIRMGENYLNGSIPEGLLRLPNLIQVELQNNYLTGSLPEMPSISEKLGLLSLSNNRLSGPLPSSIGNFSGVQKLLLNGNSFSGSIPATIGRLQQLSKMDFSNNKFSGPIAPEISRCKSLTFIDLSQNELSGPIPVEITEMRILNYLNLSRNDLSGSIPASIASMQSLTAVDFSYNNFSGLIPGTGQFSYFNSSSFVGNPGLCGPYLGPCKSGGTTASSSHVRGPLSSTLKLLLVIGLLICSMAFAAAAIIKARSIRKSAASRSWKLTAFQRLDFTCDDILGCLKEENIIGKGGAGIVYKGVMPNGDEVAVKRLPVMSRNSSNDHGFNAEIQTLGRIRHRHIVRLLGFCSNQETNLLVYEYMPNGSLGEMLHGKKGGHLHWDTRFKIAIEAAKGLCYLHHDCSPLIVHRDVKSNNILLDSNFEAHVADFGLAKFLQDSGTSECMSAIAGSYGYIAPEYAYTLKVDEKSDVYSFGVVLLELVSGRKPVGEFGDGVDIVQWVRKMTDSNKEGVLKILDPRLPSVPLHEVTHVFYVAMLCVEEQSVERPTMREVVQMLTEVPKGTPKSTETAANGQPTSSPAADATSTSKDGQPSQPAPPDLLSI; from the exons ATGGGATATCGTCTCTATCTAGTTTTATTCTTCTGCGTCGTATTCCGGCAGATTTTTGCGGCGGAATCTCTCGCCTTGCCGGAAGATCGCTACCTTCTCTCTCTAAAGGCCGCCGTTTCCGACCCCGGTGGGAGTCTCTCTTCCTGGAACGCTTCATCCAGTAAGTGCGAATGGGTGGGCGTCTCTTGCGACACTTTCGGCCGAGTCGTCTCCCTGGACATCTCGAACATGAACCTTTCCGGTGTGCTCCCGCCGGATGTCGGCTATCTTCGCTACCTTGTTAACCTCACCGTTGCTGTGAACCAATTCACGGGGCCGATTCCGGCTGAGATATCTCGGATTGAGGGCCTTCGCTTGCTTAACCTTTCTAACAATGTGTTCACTGGCAGCTTCCCGGCGAACTTCTCGAGCCTTCGGCGGCTTGAGGTCCTGGATTTGTATAACAATAACCTGACAAGTGTTCTGCCCATGGAGGTGACGGCGATGCCGTATCTTCGGCACCTGCATCTTGGAGGGAACTACTTCTCCGGCAAAATACCGCCGGAGTACGGCCGATGGGAGTTTCTCGAGTATTTGGCGATTTCGGGCAACGAGCTCACCGGACCTGTTCCGCTGGAGATTGGTAACTTGAGCAGGCTGGAGCAGCTGTACCTCGGGTACTATAATGTATTCGAGGGCGGGATCCCGCCGGAATTCGGCAACCTGACGCAGCTCGTGCGGCTGGACATGGCGAGCTGCAATATTTCCGGTCCGATTCCTGCAGAGCTCGGCAATCTCTGGCGTCTTGACACTCTGTTTCTCCAAGTGAATGCTCTCTCCGGTCCCATTCCGCTGCAGTTGAGGCAACTCCAGAGcctgaaatccatggatctgtcCAATAATATGCTCTCCGGCGAGATTCCGGTGGAGTTCGCCGAGTTGCGGAATCTGACCCTCCTGAACTTGTTCAGGAACAGGCTCCACGGTTCCATCCCAAGCTTCATTGGGGACCTTCCCAACTTAGAGGTGTTGCAGCTGTGGGAGAACAACTTCACCGGAAGCATCCCTTTGCAACTCGGAAAGAACAGCGATCTCATCCTTATCGATCTCTCCTCCAACAGACTCACCGGAAACATACCGCCGGACCTTTGCGCCGGAGGGAAGTTGGAGACGGTCATTACACTCGGCAATTTCCTCTTTGGCTCCATCCCGGATTCCTTTGGGAAGTGCGATTCACTTGGCCGAATACGGATGGGGGAGAATTACCTCAATGGGTCGATTCCTGAGGGGCTGCTCAGGCTCCCCAATTTGATCCAGGTAGAGCTCCAAAACAATTACCTCACCGGGAGCCTGCCGGAGATGCCCTCCATCTCCGAGAAGCTAGGCCTGCTCTCCCTCTCTAACAATCGACTCTCTGGCCCGCTGCCTTCCTCCATTGGGAACTTCTCCGGAGTCCAGAAGCTTCTCCTCAATGGCAACTCCTTCTCCGGCAGCATCCCTGCAACCATCGGCAGGCTGCAGCAGCTTTCCAAGATGGACTTCAGCAATAACAAGTTTTCCGGCCCGATCGCGCCTGAGATCAGCCGGTGTAAGTCCCTGACCTTCATCGACCTCAGTCAAAACGAGCTCAGTGGCCCAATCCCGGTCGAGATCACCGAAATGCGGATCCTTAACTACTTGAACCTCTCCAGGAACGACCTCTCAGGTAGCATCCCAGCGTCTATTGCGTCGATGCAGAGCCTCACAGCCGTGGACTTCTCCTACAACAACTTCTCCGGCTTGATTCCGGGGACAGGCCAGTTCAGCTACTTCAATTCGAGCTCCTTCGTGGGGAACCCCGGGCTCTGCGGCCCATACTTGGGTCCCTGCAAATCCGGCGGCACCACGGCGTCTTCCTCTCATGTCAGGGGCCCGCTCTCCTCCACGCTGAAGCTCCTCCTAGTGATCGGCCTCCTTATCTGCTCCATGGCGTTCGCTGCGGCTGCCATCATCAAGGCGCGATCCATTCGCAAGTCCGCGGCCTCCCGCTCGTGGAAGCTCACGGCATTCCAGCGGCTGGATTTCACCTGCGACGACATTCTCGGCTGCCTGAAAGAGGAAAACATAATCGGAAAGGGAGGCGCGGGGATCGTCTACAAAGGGGTCATGCCCAACGGTGACGAAGTCGCCGTGAAGCGGCTGCCAGTGATGAGCCGAAATTCTTCCAACGACCACGGATTCAATGCCGAAATCCAGACGCTGGGCCGCATCCGCCACCGCCACATTGTTCGCCTGCTCGGCTTCTGCTCCAACCAAGAGACCAACCTGCTGGTCTACGAGTACATGCCCAACGGAAGCCTGGGGGAGATGCTACACGGCAAGAAGGGCGGCCACCTCCATTGGGACACCCGGTTCAAAATCGCCATCGAGGCGGCAAAGGGCCTCTGCTACCTCCACCATGACTGCTCCCCTCTCATAGTCCACCGTGATGTCAAGTCCAACAACATCCTCCTCGACTCCAATTTCGAAGCCCATGTCGCCGACTTCGGCCTTGCTAAGTTCCTTCAGGATTCTGGCACTTCTGAGTGCATGTCTGCCATTGCTGGCTCCTACGGCTACATAGCCCCTG AATACGCGTATACGCTGAAGGTGGACGAGAAGAGCGACGTGTACAGCTTCGGAGTGGTGCTCCTGGAGCTGGTCAGCGGGAGGAAGCCGGTGGGCGAGTTCGGCGACGGGGTGGACATCGTCCAGTGGGTGAGAAAGATGACGGACTCGAACAAAGAAGGGGTGCTGAAGATTCTAGACCCAAGGTTGCCCTCGGTGCCGCTTCACGAGGTGACGCACGTATTCTACGTTGCCATGCTGTGCGTGGAGGAGCAGAGCGTGGAAAGGCCGACGATGAGGGAGGTGGTGCAGATGCTGACGGAGGTGCCCAAGGGTACCCCGAAATCGACGGAAACCGCCGCGAACGGACAACCCACCTCGTCTCCCGCGGCCGACGCGACGTCGACGAGCAAAGACGGCCAGCCGTCGCAGCCTGCTCCGCCCGACCTCCTCAGCATCTAG